CAGATGGTGGCACCTACCTGGGTCATTTTGAGAATGGGCTCTTTAATGGCGTTGGGGTATTGACCTTCTCAGATGGTTCAAGGTGGGTATGAGGTCATTCCTTTCTTAGCCTTAAATAAGAGAGGGTCTGACATAAAAATGGGACACTGGTAAATATCTGGTCAATCCGGAGCTTGTCTCACTCCCTGCAGAACACAGATGAGGAATAAGTAGTCCTTTTATTGGTTATTTTTTAAGTGGACCTAAAATTTGAAATGTCAACCAAGTGAGTGACTTTCCACCCCACTCCCATTCCCGTCCTATTTTCTTTCGTTGAGATCAGGGCTTCATGGCATATATACTCTCTGATCCTTCTCTGCTGGTTGGGAATAGATGGGGTAGATGGATCTATGTGACAGGTGGAATCGGCTTGCTCCTTGGCATTATTAAATAACAGAGATCAGCAGCTGCTCAACTCCATTAATCTGGACAGCTAACTTTCCACTGAAGGCTAACTTCTGGTGTTTCTGCAGGTATGAGGGGGAGTTTGCCCAGGGCAAGTTTAATGGCGTCGGAGTCTTCGTTCGATACGACAACATGACCTTTGAGGGGGAATTTAAAAATGGCAGAGTAGATGGTTTTGGTAAGTTGCAGCCCAGCAGGATGGGTGACTTAGGTGGGCATAATATGGGTGGAAATATACCTGTTTCGTTTTAATCCTGCGGGTGTCCAGCAATCCATAGCGGCCATCCCTGACGCCTATCCATTGAACTCACCGGTAGAGTACTCCTGAGTAGAGCTGGGagtttttctcttcttcagcctCAACGTATCAAGCTCACCTTTGAGACATTAACGCCATTGTTACTCCCATGTTTTCTCTGCCCTCCTCAAAGGCCTGCTGACTTTCCCCGATGGTTCTCATGGAATCCCCCGCAATGAAGGTCTCTTTGAGAACAACAAGCTGCTGCGGCGTGAGAAGTGTTCTGCCGTTGTTCAGCGGGCCCAGAGCGCCTCCAAGTCAGCCAGAAATCTCACTGCCTGACAGCGCAGTGGGCACCAGCTGACAAGTATTGGGTAAAGCCATGCGCCCCTTGTTGACTCGAGGTGAACAAATGAACCAGAGCTGAGATGAGTTGACAATGACAGTGGAGCAGAGGTCTTGTATGTGCCCTGTCACCTGCCATTCCAGAACTGGACCGCAGAAAAGTGCTGAGGATGCTGGCCAGCGGACGCTCTCAGTCATTGGTGGTTCTGTCTTTCCCTGACCCTTGTGTGCTGGAGGACAGAGGAACTGCCTCTTCTCACTGTTGATACTCTGTTCCTAAGACCTCGGGTTACCCAGTGCAGCCTGCTGTGACCCTTCTGCTTCATTTTCAGCCAAGTGATACAGAACCTTCATTCTGCTGCTTTTGGGGCAGGTGATTCTACCCCACCTTAGGGCCAGTGTTCTGTGCTACcctggagaaacaggaaaaagataTGGGTGGCTCAGTAGAGCAGCCCTGTGAAAGTCAAGGCCAgagcttttctttaattttattattattattattattattattattattattattttgagatggagtctcactctgtcgtccaggctagagtgcagtggcgcaatctcgtctcactgcaacctccacctcccaggttcaagcgattcccctgcctcagcctcctgagtagctgggactacaggagtgcgccaccacacctggctaatttttgtattttcttaagtagagatggggtttcaccatgttgaccatgttggtctcgaactgctgacctcgtgatccacccaccttggtctcccaaagtgctgggattacaggcgtgagccaccacgcccagccttttattttattattataaaaaaatgagccaggtcttgctatgttgctcaggctcgtctcaaactcctgggctcaagcgatgctcctgcctgggcctgccagagtgctaggattgcaggtgtgagccactgtgcctggctggcagAGCTTTTCCGTATGTTACTCCTCATGCTGGTTGGAATCATAGCTCCAGGCTTTCACTTGGTCTGATCAGACTGGTATTCATTCCTGCCTATGCCCCCGAGAAGGATTCGGTAAGAGTGCTATTTCCTCCTCCCTTTAGAAGACAGACTGTCTTCCTTCACCAAGTTACAGCAGATAATCCCCATGTGTGTGCCTCTCTCCTTCCTTAGATGGGGAACAGGATCCCTTTTTGGGACAGTCAAGAAAAAAACTCATGTAAACAGTAATCTTATTAATTGTATATGTGACTAACTCCAGGGAAAAGGGTAGAATATTTAGGCCATTTCAGGCCCTACCATGGAGTGAACTGAATTCATAGGGATGGCTTGGGCTGACACAGTTTCTTCCCAGTGGACCGATAAATCAGACTCACCCGAACCCCTGGGGTTTTGGTAGAACTGGACCTACTCTAGGACTGTAGGGAACTAAAGGAACATTTGGCTCACTGTAGCTCTTCTATCACGAGCCTTGACCGTCAGGCCGCAGTCAGACCTTACTGATGGGATCTCTGCAGTTTATCACGGAGGCCTCCCGTTACCCTGGTACCTAAATACGTTCCCCACCTCTAGCCCCCTAGCCTCACACTAAATGTCTCCTCAACAGCAGATGGTGGTGGAAGTTATAGCCGTGTGCCTCTATTTATTCTCTGAATTGTACTGTAGAAAAAGGTgtttataaagaataaagaaatcacCAGAACTGCCTATACCTAGTTTTCCTGACTTTCTGGCCCTGCGTCTTCATGAATATCAACCCATTTACTGTTTGTAAAAGTTAATCAGATTAGCCCTTGGAACTGACCCTGCACACTTTACTATATcaagtcatttaattttctcagcctCTACAGAGgacataggaatttttttttcttacttgaatCAGACAATCTCAGGCTGCCGCAACTAGTAGGTGGCACAGCTGGGTGGGATTTGTAACCAAGTCTTTCTGACTCCGTCTCCCTTTACTGGACCCCTCTCACCCTGAGCATCAGAGTGCCAAAGTCTTGAGACTAGTTATGGCCACACCTGCTGGGTTACCTCTGGCAGGTCCACTCCTGCCGGAGTTTCCCTTTCCCTGCAGTGGGAGAGTGGTGGAACACTGACCCCCACACTGACCCGTTTACATGCATCCTTGTTggaggcaggtactattattatccctgtgTTACAGatgaggctcagggaagttaaGCAGTTTCTCCAAGGTCCCATAGACACTAAGGGGCAGATCCCAGAACTTAAACCCAGACCTGTTTAAGCCCAGAGGCTGAGCTCTTACTCAGTACACTACCCTGCCTGCCTAGCCTTAACTATTCCCCCAAGTTCTAAACTTGATTCTCTTCTGAGCCCAGCTCCTCTGGAAGTTGCCTGTGAGAGGACCCCAGGCACTAAGCCCCAAGCTTTAGTTCCATTCAGAGCCTGGTTTTGGGTTGAAGATTgagatcttttattttctctcctttagcCTCTGCCCTAAACAAGTGTCTATTTACCTCTCTTTTTAACCTTacactttctttttaatgagtaatttttttaaatgtatctccATTTTTCTGCCACTAGTCAAATATTACCactgaaaaatgttaaatattttggagaaagcatctttttttttttggagatggagtttcgctcttgtggcccaggctggagtgctgtggcatgatctcagctcactgcatcctctgcctcccgggctcaagcaattcttgtgcctcagcctcccaagtaactgggattacaggagtgtgccatcacacccggctaatgtttgtatttttagtagagacagggttttgccatgttggtcaggctggtctcaaactcttcacctcccaaagtgctgcccggcctctcaaagtgctgcccGGCCCTAAACACTTAGCACTTTAATCAAAAAGGATgctggctgggtacggtggctcacgcctgtaatcccagcactttgggaggcccaggcaggaggatcacctgaggtcaggagttcgagaccagcctgatcaaaatggagaaaccccgtctctattaaaaatacaaaaattagtcgggcgtggtggtgcacgtctgtaatcccagctactcgggagggtgaggcaggagagttgcttgaacctgggaggcggaggttgtagtgagccgagatcgtgccactgcacacagcctgaatgacagagcaagactctgtctcaaaaaaaataaaataagagtgcTAAGTGTTTCTAAATAGCTCAGTTGCTCTCTTTTGCCTCTTACCCCTTCCCTAGGCCTCCAGTAAGTGAATGCCTGCTGGCCCAGTATTGTTGGGGCCGCTCTTAGAGCTGGGAGAAGTCAGACCATCAGAGTTCACTTGCCTTTAGGAAGGTTCTTGACATCTGGCCAGGAAACCTAAGATCTACATAGCAATAGAGTGTCCGTCTGTACACAGTCACACTAATTTTAcctgttaaattttattatagtaacaaagtgattatttttaataataaaagcagaGTGCCTGTAGGCAAGAGGATGGCCCTATCTCAGAGGAAGTCCCCTTAGTGTTTCAGACCTAGGCTGACCAGAATAGTCTTCTAGAATGTAACATTTATCCACCAGGTGTCACTATTTACCAATCTGACAAGCCGCGGAGCTGTCTCCGTGCTTTCAGTGGTTGGAATCAAGGCTAGACACCAGAATAGGAGATGAATGAAAACAGATTTAGAAAAGGgcattgtggccgggcgcggtggctcaagcctgtaatcccagcactttgggaggccgagacgggcggatcacaagttcaggagatcgagaccatcctggcgaacacagtgaaaccccgtctctactaaaaatacaaaaaactagccgggtgacgaggcgggcgcctgtagtcccagctacttgggaggctgaggcaggagaatggcgggaacccgggaggcggagcttgcagtgagctgagatcccgccactgcactccagcctgggcgacagagcaagactccgcctcaaaaaaaaaaaaaaaaaaaaaaaagaaaagggcattGTGGCTGCGACCAGTGACACTTTCCTGATCAAGTTTCCTAGGCTGATACTTCCCTGGAAGGAGTCAGAACTTGGGTTTGTAGGAGTAGccctggcttccagctgcattGTGCTAGACTCAGGTTTGAAGCCCCAAGTCTAAGTAGTCCCCGCTTCAATAAAACAAATtcccggctgggtgcagtggctcatggctgtaatcccagcagtttgggaggccgaggcagttgaatcacctaggtcaggagttcgagaccagcctggccaacatggtgaaaccccgtctctactaaaaatacaaaaattagctggacgtggtggcaggtgcctgtaatcccaactactcgggaggctgaggcaggagaattgcttgaacccaggaggcggaggttgcagtgagccgagatggtaccattgcactccagcctgggcaacagagcgaaactgtctcaaaaaaaaaagaaaagaaagaaaaaaaaatttcctgactGTGCCTACTTGCACCTCTGCCCTTCCTTTCTGATTTCATGTGCCTCAGGGCATAGGACAGCATCCACAGCAGAGGGACAAATTGAGAAATTGCTCCTTACCAGTCTTCAGGCCAGAGAGACAGTTTAGGATACAAAAGGGAGAGGTCGGGGCAATGAGAATAGGAGATGTGCGTGGGCGTGCCTGTGAAAGGCTGCCTGGAGGACTAAAGTAGGCAAAGGAGCCTCTACCGGCTCCCCTTGCCCGCCGCCCTCATCCCCCCTGCGCTCTCTGCTTCAGGCTGCAAGTGCaaggcaggaggctgagatgggctcAGGCCAGCCATGGACGCTGCGGGCCCTCAGAGCCAGCCGTTGCTAGTGAAATCCATGCGCAGTGCCTCCTCCTCAGCGGGGCTCAGCTCCTGCAAGGGGGCGCGGCAGGGGCCTCCGTAGTAGCCAAACCAGTCCATGATTTTCTTCAGCCCTGGGATCCCGAAGCGTCGGGTCACCTGCAAAGCAGGGCCTGTTAAAAGAGACTGAGAAATTTGCTGAACGCCCATATCTGGAACTCGGAAATCTGTCCCTTTCAGAACGTTGAAGTCCTTACCCTCTTCCCCCAGGAAAGTAACTACCAACTCTATGGCACCCAGGGTAGATTGGGAATCCAGATTTAGAGACCAGAGAGCAGGTCtgtaatagaaaaatacaaaaacttcagATTGGGGAAGAAGAGTGCCTCCTTTGGTTTTAGGAGAAAAATCCACTCCAACAGAGGGGGGAGTGTCATTCGGTCCTTGAGCTGGGGTGGGAGAAGACAGCAAGGCTGCGGGTCTAGGTACTAGAGCATCAGCAGTCTGCAGCCCAGTTCCCCGAAAGCTGACGCAGGGCACACCAGGCCTGGGAAGTCAGGAGGGGGAAGGATCTGTGGCAGCCTCAGCCACAGCCCAGACCTCCACTCCCCTTGCAACAGGCTGCCCTCACCTCCCCATAGCTCTTCCTGACCCTAACACTAAATGTTCTCCCAGGAAAAGCAAAGCATGGTTGCCCAAGGAAGTTTTGTTGTATAAACCTTATGTCATTTA
The window above is part of the Rhinopithecus roxellana isolate Shanxi Qingling chromosome 11, ASM756505v1, whole genome shotgun sequence genome. Proteins encoded here:
- the MORN4 gene encoding MORN repeat-containing protein 4 isoform X1, which encodes MARRRAGPMRSGVAPGCLGNSQWAAGIVPSAVARDGGVKWGKRWWRWRRARWQPGAHQRKSPRRWSPASRRDGHPERPVPGRRHGFGQLMFADGGTYLGHFENGLFNGVGVLTFSDGSRYEGEFAQGKFNGVGVFVRYDNMTFEGEFKNGRVDGFGLLTFPDGSHGIPRNEGLFENNKLLRREKCSAVVQRAQSASKSARNLTA
- the MORN4 gene encoding MORN repeat-containing protein 4 isoform X2, with product MTLTKGSFTYSSGEEYRGEWKEGRRHGFGQLMFADGGTYLGHFENGLFNGVGVLTFSDGSRYEGEFAQGKFNGVGVFVRYDNMTFEGEFKNGRVDGFGLLTFPDGSHGIPRNEGLFENNKLLRREKCSAVVQRAQSASKSARNLTA